In Manis pentadactyla isolate mManPen7 chromosome 8, mManPen7.hap1, whole genome shotgun sequence, the following are encoded in one genomic region:
- the LOC130684589 gene encoding phosphatidylglycerol--prolipoprotein diacylglyceryl transferase-like isoform X2, translating into MGSSSLSTQDSFPPHLGTARIGNHVQVKRGVAVSWDRAEVLEPSSKKTRAEEFTLPEGAPKTSSLKSKVPQGTEAYVEEEVYVEEPYEEVEEPYVEEEEEPSESLEDLDVEPYVEEDAYVQEEEEVYAEVEPYVEEEEEEEELWEYSDDSDVEVYVEDVGPYVEEEA; encoded by the exons ATGGGAAGTTCCTCCCTCTCCACACAAGACTCCTTTCCACCACACCTGGGAACAGCACGCATTGGCAATCATGTCCAGGTGAAAAGAGGTGTGGCTGTCTCATGGGATAGGGCTGAAGTCTTGGAGCCCTCCTCAAAGAAGACCAGAGCGGAAGAATTTACTTTGCCTGAAGGGGCCCCAAAAACATCCAGCCTGAAGAGCAAAGTCCCGCAGGGGACGGAGGCGTATGTAGAGGAGGAGGTGTATGTGGAGGAGCCGTAT gaggaggtggaggagccgtatgtggaggaggaggaggagccgtcGGAGTCGCTGGAGGACTTGGATGTGGAGCCGTATGTGGAGGAGGACGCGTatgtgcaggaggaggaggaggtgtatGCGGAGGTGGAGCcatatgtggaggaggaggaggaggaagaggagctgtGGGAGTACTCGGATGACTCGGATGTGGAGGTGTATGTGGAGGACGTGGGGCCATATGTGGAGGAGGAGGCCTAG
- the LOC130684589 gene encoding coiled-coil domain-containing glutamate-rich protein 1-like isoform X1, producing MGSSSLSTQDSFPPHLGTARIGNHVQVKRGVAVSWDRAEVLEPSSKKTRAEEFTLPEGAPKTSSLKSKVPQGTEAYVEEEVYVEEPYVQEEPYAEEDEAYVQEEVEEPYVEEEEEPSESLEDLDVEPYVEEDAYVQEEEEVYAEVEPYVEEEEEEEELWEYSDDSDVEVYVEDVGPYVEEEA from the coding sequence ATGGGAAGTTCCTCCCTCTCCACACAAGACTCCTTTCCACCACACCTGGGAACAGCACGCATTGGCAATCATGTCCAGGTGAAAAGAGGTGTGGCTGTCTCATGGGATAGGGCTGAAGTCTTGGAGCCCTCCTCAAAGAAGACCAGAGCGGAAGAATTTACTTTGCCTGAAGGGGCCCCAAAAACATCCAGCCTGAAGAGCAAAGTCCCGCAGGGGACGGAGGCGTATGTAGAGGAGGAGGTGTATGTGGAGGAGCCGTATGTGCAGGAGGAGCCGTATGCGGAGGAGGACGAGGCGTATGtgcaggaggaggtggaggagccgtatgtggaggaggaggaggagccgtcGGAGTCGCTGGAGGACTTGGATGTGGAGCCGTATGTGGAGGAGGACGCGTatgtgcaggaggaggaggaggtgtatGCGGAGGTGGAGCcatatgtggaggaggaggaggaggaagaggagctgtGGGAGTACTCGGATGACTCGGATGTGGAGGTGTATGTGGAGGACGTGGGGCCATATGTGGAGGAGGAGGCCTAG